From one Saprospiraceae bacterium genomic stretch:
- a CDS encoding GNAT family N-acetyltransferase, whose translation MNISQIQLNTLETLRLHIRKLEVSDAAFIHTLVNTPNWIRYIGDKGIHSVEAAADYIYSILSHQQKHYWVVSYKADQIPIGILTFMQRDHLEYPDFGFAFLPSFTRQGYAYEGCVALLSQLFLCGAFHDVFAITLIHNTASIGLLQKLGFVKWNMIEVAGEQLYTFRLNIDNFNYSDK comes from the coding sequence TTGAATATATCGCAAATACAGCTTAATACCCTGGAAACGCTCAGGCTCCATATCAGAAAACTTGAGGTATCCGATGCGGCATTTATCCATACATTGGTCAATACACCGAATTGGATACGATACATTGGAGATAAAGGAATACATTCGGTCGAGGCTGCTGCTGACTACATCTACTCCATCTTAAGTCATCAACAAAAACATTATTGGGTGGTCAGTTACAAAGCAGATCAGATACCCATCGGTATCCTCACTTTTATGCAAAGGGATCACCTGGAATATCCAGATTTTGGATTTGCTTTTTTACCGTCCTTTACCAGGCAAGGATATGCCTATGAAGGATGCGTAGCCCTACTTTCTCAGCTCTTTCTCTGCGGGGCATTCCATGATGTTTTTGCGATTACATTGATTCATAACACAGCATCCATTGGACTTTTACAAAAACTCGGCTTTGTAAAATGGAATATGATTGAGGTAGCTGGGGAGCAATTGTATACGTTTAGATTAAATATTGATAATTTTAACTACTCAGATAAATAA